TCGGCGAGGGAGCGGGCGGCGCGCATCACGTACTTGGCGTTTTCTAAAGCTAAGTAGCGATCCTGCAGGAAGGGCGTATGGATAGCTTCGGTTAGCATGCCCAGCAAATGAATTCCCTGCCTGGTAAGGACCGAAGTGAGGTTAAACATGGAGTTCATGCTGTGACCCTTAAAGATGTTTCCGGTCATGTGCTTAGTTGGCGGCATGTACTTAAGCGGCGCGCGCGGGAAAATTTGGCGCGCCATCTGCGCTTGCGCCAGTTCAAGTAGCATGGAATCGGCCTTGTCTGGGTCAATCTCATAGGCGTGACCGAGCCCGATTTGCTCGTCGGGGAGGCCAGAGAGGTGGGCTAGCTGCTCGTTAATAAACTGCGAGGCCAATACGGTATGCGCGGCTTCGACCGCGTCGGCGGTCGTTAGGTAATTGTCCTCGCCGGTGTTGATTATTATTCCGGCATAGCCGTTAATAATGCGCGAAAAATACTGGTCGACGAGCGTGCGCTGCATGTTAATGTCGCGGAAGAGGATGCCGTAGAGAGCGTCGTTAAGCATCATGTCTAAGCGCTCCATGGCACCGAGAGCCGCAATTTCGGGCATACAGAGGCCGGAGGCGTAGTTTACGAGGCGAATATAGCGCTTAAGCTCCTGCCCGATTTCGTCGAGCGCGCGGCGCATAATGCGAAAGTTTTCCTGCGTGGCGTACGTGCCGCCAAAGCCTTCGGTGGTGGCACCGTAGGGCACGTAGTCGAGCAGGCTCTGCCCGGTGGTGCGGATGACGGCGATAATGTCGGCGCCTGCGCGGGCGGCGGCGCGGGCCTGGGTGACGTCTTCGTAGATGTTGCCGGTTGCGACGATTACATACAGATAAGGGCGGTCTCCTTCGCCGAGCTCAGCGAGGAGCTCTTCGCGCTCCCGGCGCCGCGCGGCGATGCGGCGGAGGGCGTCGTGGGCGTAAGTGTCGGCTACGGCGCGTGCGGCGTCGGGCCTAAAGGGAAGTTTGGCGAGCGAAATGCGCCCTGCCGCTACCTGCTCGGCGACCTGGCGCGGCGTAAGGTCTAGCGAGGCGGAGGCGTTGCCAAGCGCTAGGGCCGCGCCGCGCGAAAGTGCGCCTCCGCGCGCAATGTCTTCTACCACGAGGTTAGCAAGCGGCACGCCGTCGCTGTCTACGCCGTCGATGCCAAACAGGCGGGCGACGGTGCGCTCTACGGCGGTGGTGGTGTGCGCGGCGATAAACTTGTGGATGTCGGCGCTAATGCGCGCCGCCGCCGCGCGGGCACGAGCGACTTTAGTCTGGTCGAGATTTAACTTCATGGGACAACTCCTTTCGTGCAAGATGCAAGAGGCAAGAAACAAGAGACAAGAAATGAGAGGTGAGAGTGAAGGAAAAGGGACGGAGCTTTTTGCTTCAACTTTCGCACTTAGCACTTAGCACTTAGCACTGCGTGGAGGACGGGACGGGGAGCCGTTCACCACAGAGGCACAGAGAACACAGAGAGGGCACG
This window of the Selenomonadales bacterium genome carries:
- a CDS encoding lysine 5,6-aminomutase subunit alpha — encoded protein: MKLNLDQTKVARARAAAARISADIHKFIAAHTTTAVERTVARLFGIDGVDSDGVPLANLVVEDIARGGALSRGAALALGNASASLDLTPRQVAEQVAAGRISLAKLPFRPDAARAVADTYAHDALRRIAARRREREELLAELGEGDRPYLYVIVATGNIYEDVTQARAAARAGADIIAVIRTTGQSLLDYVPYGATTEGFGGTYATQENFRIMRRALDEIGQELKRYIRLVNYASGLCMPEIAALGAMERLDMMLNDALYGILFRDINMQRTLVDQYFSRIINGYAGIIINTGEDNYLTTADAVEAAHTVLASQFINEQLAHLSGLPDEQIGLGHAYEIDPDKADSMLLELAQAQMARQIFPRAPLKYMPPTKHMTGNIFKGHSMNSMFNLTSVLTRQGIHLLGMLTEAIHTPFLQDRYLALENAKYVMRAARSLADEVTFVPGGKAEARADEVLGKALDLLARVEQIGLMEAIEQGIFADVKRSRFGGKGLDGVAKQAPDYYNPFVAPMLAKQYLSGGEQ